The Mycolicibacterium monacense genome contains the following window.
CACCCGACCTCGTCGGCGGCGCCGAACCGGTTCTTGACCCCGCGCACCATCCGCAGCGTCGAGTTGCGGTCACCCTCGAAATGCAGCACCACGTCGACCAGATGTTCCAGCGAACGCGGCCCGGCGATCGCCCCGTCCTTGGTGACGTGCCCGACCAGCACCATGGCGATGCCACCGGGGCCGCCCGGCCCCGCCGCCCCCTTGGCGTACTGCGTGAGCGCGGTGGTGACGGCCCGCACCTGGGTCACGCCGCCGGTGACGCCGTCGTTCTCGCTGGTGGACATGGTCTGCACGGAGTCGACGACCACGAGGCTCGGCTGCACGGCGTCGATGTGGCCCAGCGCGGTGGGCAGATCGGATTCCGCGGCGAGATACAGCTCGTCATGGGTACAGCCGGTGCGCTCGGCCCGCAGGCGCACCTGGCCGGCCGACTCCTCACCGGTCAGGTACAGCGCCCGCCGCCCCGACACGGCCCATCGGTGTGCGACCTCGAGGAGCAGGGTCGACTTGCCGACGCCCGGATCACCGGCGAGCAGCGTCACCGAACCGGGTACCAGCCCACCGCCGAGGACCCGGTCGAGTTCGCTGATCCCGGTCTCGTCGTGTCTGGTACGGCCCGGGTCGATGCTGCTGATCGGGACGGCGGGGGAGGCGGGCGCCACCGCGTGGCGGGCGGGTGCGCCGGCCACGGCGGCCAGGACCGCGACTTCCTCGACCGTTCCCCATGTGCCGCAGTCCGGGCAGCGGCCCACCCATTTGGCGGTGATGTGCCGGCACTCAGAACAGCGGTATTGAGAACGTGCCTTGGCCACGGGACGACGGTATCGGTCGGGGCCGACAGATCGACTCGGGCCGTGCCCGTGTCGCGCTACGGGTCAGTGTCCGCCGGAGTGCTCGGAGCCGCCGCCGCCGCTGTCGTCACGCCGCGGCGCCTCGCCCGCCGAGATCGGGACCTGGACGGTGACCTCACCGC
Protein-coding sequences here:
- the radA gene encoding DNA repair protein RadA, whose amino-acid sequence is MAKARSQYRCSECRHITAKWVGRCPDCGTWGTVEEVAVLAAVAGAPARHAVAPASPAVPISSIDPGRTRHDETGISELDRVLGGGLVPGSVTLLAGDPGVGKSTLLLEVAHRWAVSGRRALYLTGEESAGQVRLRAERTGCTHDELYLAAESDLPTALGHIDAVQPSLVVVDSVQTMSTSENDGVTGGVTQVRAVTTALTQYAKGAAGPGGPGGIAMVLVGHVTKDGAIAGPRSLEHLVDVVLHFEGDRNSTLRMVRGVKNRFGAADEVGCFQLHDNGIECVADPSGLFRDQRDTPVAGTAVTVTLDGKRPLIGEVQALVGPPTGPHPRRAVSGIDAARAAMIAAVLDKHARLQVGPCDIYLSTVGGMRLTDPSSDLAVAIAMASARKERAMPANSVVIGELGLAGDLRRVTGMDRRLAEAARLGFTTAVVPPGTTGVPPGLRVLPAENISAALRVLDRIADNGGR